The following proteins are co-located in the Fimbriiglobus ruber genome:
- a CDS encoding Mpo1-like protein, with amino-acid sequence MPENPQRYSFPIARRVARVSRAALANWRERHQNAFNFWIHLIGIPLALAGLGLLFFADWYWGVGAFVLGYFLQWVGHLVEGNDVGELIPIKRALGLPVVAVIPRPTPPPAPALPN; translated from the coding sequence ATGCCAGAGAACCCACAACGCTATTCGTTCCCCATCGCCCGGCGGGTGGCCCGCGTGAGCCGGGCCGCGCTCGCGAACTGGCGCGAACGGCACCAGAACGCCTTCAACTTCTGGATTCACCTGATCGGCATCCCCCTCGCCCTCGCGGGGCTCGGGTTGCTCTTCTTCGCGGATTGGTACTGGGGCGTCGGCGCGTTCGTTCTCGGTTACTTCCTCCAGTGGGTCGGGCACCTGGTGGAAGGAAACGACGTCGGCGAACTGATCCCGATCAAGCGGGCGCTCGGCCTGCCCGTGGTGGCCGTCATCCCTCGCCCCACCCCCCCGCCCGCGCCCGCGCTCCCAAATTAG
- a CDS encoding TetR/AcrR family transcriptional regulator: MVPANPQSDPRQRLLDAAEELFASRGFDGTSVREICDQAGMNIASVNYHFGDKEQLYLESIKRAHACADGFTDTDNPVPEMPAALPPEQKLRAFIGVMAGRMLTPARTSAVQLLMREMANPSPAAATVILQYIRPKAFLLRDILTEMFPTADPRHVLMVGHSVIGQILFYRQNRPVVELIFGKDRIDALDVTLVTEHVTRFTLAALGYAPPLREHSGLNNQSAEANRPPAP; this comes from the coding sequence TTGGTCCCCGCAAACCCGCAATCTGACCCACGCCAACGGCTGCTCGACGCCGCCGAAGAGTTATTCGCGTCCCGCGGCTTTGACGGAACGTCGGTGCGCGAGATCTGCGATCAAGCTGGGATGAACATCGCCTCGGTCAACTACCACTTCGGCGACAAGGAACAGCTTTACCTGGAGTCGATCAAGCGAGCCCACGCGTGCGCCGACGGGTTTACGGATACCGACAACCCGGTGCCGGAAATGCCGGCCGCGCTCCCGCCCGAGCAAAAGCTCAGGGCGTTTATCGGCGTGATGGCCGGGCGCATGCTCACGCCCGCGCGGACGAGCGCCGTGCAACTTCTTATGCGCGAGATGGCGAACCCCTCGCCCGCGGCGGCGACGGTCATCCTGCAGTACATCCGGCCGAAGGCTTTCCTTCTCCGCGACATTCTCACGGAGATGTTCCCCACCGCCGATCCCCGACACGTCTTGATGGTCGGGCACAGCGTGATCGGTCAAATATTGTTTTATCGTCAGAATCGGCCGGTCGTGGAACTCATTTTCGGCAAGGACCGCATCGACGCGTTGGACGTCACTCTGGTGACCGAACACGTCACCCGATTCACGCTCGCCGCGCTCGGGTACGCGCCGCCGTTGCGCGAACACTCTGGCCTAAATAACCAGTCGGCGGAAGCGAACCGGCCGCCGGCACCTTGA
- a CDS encoding ATP-grasp domain-containing protein — protein MTTIFVYEYCCATGLGREPSDPAHSLFREGRAMRDALAADFARRPGTRVVVSGLPDGADGVDDEVAFRTHSAEADWSVVIAPESRGLLEERYSWARAVGARVLGPSPGAVARTTNKLTLAAEWQAAGVPTPDTRPVDAWPAGRFPCVIKPFDGAGSFATFLTCDDNEFAESVRVATLEGEPAGRLIAQDYVPGRAASIAFMVGPTGALPLLPTFQRLSHDGRFRYEGGVFPISPNLAGRAVDLGRRAIAGIHGLFGYVGVDLVLGAAADGSADRAIEINPRFTTSYIGLRTLANTNLADLLLRVARGENVSPPVWKAGRASFGADGSVSYAASSDT, from the coding sequence GTGACCACGATCTTCGTGTACGAATACTGCTGTGCAACGGGGCTGGGTCGGGAACCATCCGACCCGGCCCATTCTCTTTTCCGCGAGGGCCGGGCGATGCGGGACGCACTCGCCGCGGACTTCGCACGGCGGCCCGGTACGCGGGTCGTCGTGTCCGGGCTGCCGGACGGTGCGGACGGGGTGGACGACGAGGTCGCGTTTCGGACCCATAGTGCCGAGGCGGACTGGTCGGTCGTGATCGCGCCGGAAAGCCGGGGATTGCTCGAAGAGCGGTATTCGTGGGCTCGCGCGGTCGGAGCCCGTGTTCTCGGGCCGTCGCCCGGCGCGGTGGCCCGGACGACGAACAAGTTGACCCTCGCGGCCGAGTGGCAGGCGGCCGGGGTTCCGACCCCGGACACGCGCCCCGTCGATGCGTGGCCGGCCGGCCGCTTCCCGTGCGTGATCAAGCCGTTCGACGGCGCCGGGTCGTTCGCGACGTTCCTGACGTGCGACGACAACGAGTTCGCCGAGAGCGTCCGGGTCGCCACCCTCGAAGGCGAGCCGGCCGGCCGGTTGATTGCCCAGGACTACGTGCCCGGTCGCGCGGCGAGCATCGCGTTCATGGTCGGCCCCACGGGTGCCCTCCCATTGTTGCCAACCTTCCAGCGGCTGTCTCACGACGGCCGTTTTCGTTACGAAGGCGGCGTGTTCCCCATTTCCCCTAATCTGGCGGGGCGGGCGGTCGACCTCGGCCGGCGAGCGATCGCCGGCATCCACGGCCTTTTCGGATACGTCGGCGTCGATTTGGTACTCGGGGCCGCGGCGGACGGGTCGGCCGACCGGGCGATTGAAATCAACCCGAGATTTACCACGTCTTACATCGGCCTCCGCACTTTAGCCAACACGAATTTGGCCGATCTGTTGTTGCGCGTGGCCCGCGGGGAGAACGTTTCTCCGCCGGTTTGGAAAGCGGGAAGGGCGTCGTTCGGGGCCGATGGTTCGGTCAGCTATGCAGCAAGTTCTGACACATAA
- a CDS encoding ABC transporter ATP-binding protein, translating to MTTATVSDSGQRARSTGTPPEGSAVSLRGVAKEYGTGEAKVVALGGVDLEIPYGELVLLVGPSGCGKTTLISVVAGLLDPTRGEAEVLGHNLTRMGGTRKVNFRGANIGFVFQQYNLLPTMTAVENACVPLLIAGWPRKKALVKAAGLLEAVGLGGRANSLPSQLSGGQQQRVAIARALVHEPRLLVCDEPTAALDAQSGRTVMGLIRQVAVQPDRAVIVVTHDSRVYDFGDRIVEMSDGKIDRIKTGRTEAGWNAAGH from the coding sequence ATGACCACCGCGACCGTATCAGATTCCGGGCAGAGAGCCCGCTCGACTGGCACCCCGCCCGAAGGCTCTGCCGTGAGTTTACGCGGGGTCGCCAAGGAGTACGGGACGGGCGAGGCGAAAGTCGTCGCGCTCGGCGGGGTCGACCTCGAAATCCCTTACGGCGAATTGGTTCTGCTCGTCGGCCCGTCCGGGTGCGGGAAGACCACTCTGATTTCCGTCGTCGCCGGGCTCCTCGACCCGACCCGCGGCGAAGCCGAGGTTCTCGGGCACAACCTGACCCGCATGGGCGGGACGCGGAAGGTGAACTTCCGCGGGGCGAACATCGGCTTTGTCTTCCAGCAGTACAACCTGCTCCCGACCATGACGGCCGTCGAAAACGCCTGCGTTCCGCTGCTCATCGCCGGCTGGCCGCGGAAGAAAGCACTGGTCAAGGCCGCGGGATTGCTCGAAGCGGTCGGGCTCGGCGGGCGGGCCAACTCGCTTCCGTCCCAGTTGTCCGGCGGACAGCAGCAGCGGGTCGCGATCGCGCGGGCGCTGGTCCACGAACCCCGACTCTTGGTCTGCGACGAGCCGACGGCCGCCCTCGACGCGCAGTCCGGGCGGACAGTCATGGGCCTCATCCGCCAGGTCGCCGTGCAACCGGACCGGGCGGTGATCGTGGTCACGCACGACAGCCGGGTCTACGACTTCGGCGACCGGATCGTCGAAATGAGCGACGGGAAAATCGATCGGATTAAGACCGGGCGGACGGAAGCCGGCTGGAACGCGGCCGGGCACTGA
- a CDS encoding RNA recognition motif domain-containing protein → MSSKNLYVGNLPFSITNADLEQLFGQYGTVTKAQIITDRETGRSRGFGFVEMSSGAEQAVEAMNGAEFEGRQLTVNEARPREERPRSGGGGGGGYGGGGGGGYGGGGGGGRGGYGGGGGGRGGYGGGGGGRGGYGGGGGGGYGGGGGDRY, encoded by the coding sequence ATGAGCAGCAAGAATTTGTACGTAGGCAATTTGCCATTTTCGATCACGAACGCCGACCTGGAACAGCTGTTCGGGCAATACGGCACCGTGACCAAAGCCCAAATCATCACGGACCGCGAAACCGGTCGCTCCCGTGGATTTGGCTTTGTTGAGATGTCGTCCGGCGCCGAACAGGCTGTCGAAGCCATGAACGGTGCCGAATTCGAAGGCCGTCAATTGACGGTCAACGAAGCCCGTCCCCGCGAAGAACGTCCGCGTTCGGGTGGCGGTGGTGGTGGTGGGTACGGCGGTGGCGGCGGTGGTGGATACGGCGGCGGCGGCGGTGGCGGCCGCGGCGGTTACGGCGGCGGTGGTGGCGGCCGCGGCGGTTACGGCGGCGGTGGTGGCGGCCGCGGCGGTTACGGCGGCGGTGGTGGTGGCGGTTATGGCGGCGGCGGTGGCGACCGCTACTAA
- a CDS encoding transposase-like zinc-binding domain-containing protein: MDRCAARAYTSVYIHIVPDPLPLCPDCSATHIVRNGPNSAGTPTFRCRACGRQFVRAPRTAPVTDDQKDLIQCVPRVGPLPTCVHFPRTHPSRLVRRASVVMGGMQRTLRKILNSSECVHVASRLSHAFDVSKCDGSRPIRRLRDQSASRLMTLFYFFR; the protein is encoded by the coding sequence GTGGACCGCTGCGCGGCACGAGCGTATACTAGTGTATATATCCACATCGTCCCCGATCCACTCCCGCTCTGCCCCGACTGTTCCGCGACCCATATCGTCCGCAATGGGCCCAACTCGGCCGGCACGCCGACGTTCCGGTGCCGGGCCTGTGGGCGGCAGTTCGTGCGTGCGCCCCGCACGGCACCCGTGACCGACGACCAGAAGGATCTGATCCAATGCGTGCCGCGCGTAGGTCCACTACCGACATGCGTACACTTTCCGAGAACTCATCCAAGTCGTCTAGTTCGGAGAGCGAGTGTGGTTATGGGTGGGATGCAAAGAACCCTGCGGAAAATCCTCAACAGCTCTGAATGTGTCCATGTTGCTTCCAGACTGTCCCATGCTTTTGACGTGTCCAAGTGCGATGGAAGCCGCCCGATAAGGCGGCTTAGAGATCAGTCGGCAAGCCGGCTCATGACACTGTTTTATTTTTTTCGCTGA
- a CDS encoding TolC family protein → MKRKRWTMRLVGVLLVLAGLGGCKQQLFIEPGDYRQALDSAKIDELARTPHEPILPSTIKPGTPPATVLDPSRPPRYATLKELIAIAMENGNIGNPVTTSAGLTSDLLPTYTGGGTSGTDKISAFALDPAITRAEVERSLSKFDAQIVSSMTWNKTDQPTLTLQQSFSNGDSATLSNSLVKFLPTGGVAGLTFSTSYLNLSNPPAPGSGFVQLTTSYQPSVQFTFEQPLMQGFGVEVNQLLQSHPGSVLISGLKPSGGVGSEGILVTRIRTEQQRSQFDFQVNQMLLNVETAYWNLYSAYYNLAAQEEGMKQALEGYLYFEERARRGVARQQQAEQALAQYQLFRGQAITARGQVLTSERQLRGLLGMRSDDGTRMIPVDEPTLVPYKPDFYEMAAEALQYQPSLIIQRQELKARQLNLVLQRNLRKPDLRLLTNYTIAGLGPRLDGGGVGTNTTTSNGVSSTTFYNNNAFQSLIDNKNDSWQVGLRLTMPIGFRDANALVREAYLNMTRQYIMLNDAERKTIEYMTQQYRTIFEQQETIKARREQREALERYVRLDLEIRNRGGAGSDVNSAASFIANLLTVQRDLATATASEYQAIANYNIALASLEYAKGTIQRYNNVTVAEGPLPPHVQKKAADHFRSTTSAIKLREREQVLGVIGTNPFMPKNEEEIREAAKTAAMKADAAGLVPPAPQTPNGTVPGMNPLQPGANPLQPGANPLQPAVPSPAPAPTPAPAPKGPIATDQATPAVPPLVGSAQPGPLPQLQAADGLNGTGTFTQSGTLTLPPVRAPLPPSDPVPTNPASTVPATELPVTTPAAPVSLPR, encoded by the coding sequence ATGAAGCGGAAGCGATGGACGATGCGTCTGGTCGGAGTGCTACTAGTCCTGGCCGGACTAGGTGGGTGCAAGCAGCAGCTGTTCATTGAGCCAGGCGACTACCGACAAGCGCTCGACAGCGCGAAGATCGACGAGCTGGCCCGAACGCCGCACGAACCAATCCTGCCGTCCACGATCAAGCCGGGGACGCCACCGGCCACGGTCCTGGACCCGTCCCGCCCGCCGCGGTACGCGACACTCAAAGAGTTGATCGCGATCGCGATGGAAAACGGGAACATCGGGAACCCGGTGACCACGTCGGCGGGGCTGACGAGCGACCTGCTGCCGACCTACACCGGCGGCGGGACGTCGGGGACGGACAAGATCAGTGCCTTCGCCCTCGACCCGGCGATCACCCGGGCCGAAGTCGAGCGGTCGCTGTCGAAGTTCGACGCCCAGATCGTCAGCAGCATGACCTGGAACAAGACCGACCAGCCGACTTTGACCCTGCAACAGAGCTTTTCGAACGGGGACTCGGCCACCCTGAGCAACAGCCTGGTCAAGTTCCTGCCGACCGGGGGCGTCGCGGGGTTGACGTTCAGTACCTCGTACCTGAACCTGTCGAACCCGCCGGCCCCGGGGAGCGGGTTCGTCCAGTTGACGACGTCGTACCAGCCGTCGGTCCAGTTCACCTTCGAACAACCGCTGATGCAGGGGTTCGGGGTCGAAGTCAACCAGTTGCTGCAGAGCCACCCGGGCAGCGTGCTCATCAGCGGCCTGAAGCCGAGCGGCGGGGTCGGGTCGGAAGGGATTCTGGTCACCCGCATCCGGACCGAGCAGCAGCGGTCTCAGTTCGACTTCCAAGTCAACCAGATGTTGCTCAACGTCGAGACCGCGTACTGGAACCTGTACAGCGCGTACTACAACCTGGCGGCCCAGGAAGAGGGGATGAAACAGGCCCTCGAAGGGTACCTGTACTTCGAGGAGCGGGCCCGCCGCGGGGTCGCCCGGCAGCAACAGGCCGAACAGGCCCTCGCCCAGTACCAGTTGTTCCGCGGGCAGGCGATCACCGCCCGGGGGCAGGTGCTCACGTCCGAGCGGCAACTCCGCGGGTTGCTCGGGATGCGGTCCGACGACGGGACCCGCATGATCCCGGTCGACGAGCCGACGCTGGTGCCGTACAAGCCGGACTTCTACGAGATGGCGGCCGAAGCCCTGCAGTACCAGCCCAGCCTGATCATTCAGCGGCAGGAACTCAAGGCCCGGCAGCTCAACCTGGTCCTGCAGCGGAACCTCCGCAAGCCCGACCTCCGGCTCTTGACGAACTATACGATCGCTGGCCTCGGGCCGCGTCTGGACGGCGGCGGCGTCGGGACGAACACGACGACCTCGAACGGCGTATCCAGCACGACGTTTTACAACAACAACGCCTTCCAGAGCTTGATCGACAACAAGAACGACAGCTGGCAGGTCGGCCTGCGGTTGACGATGCCGATCGGGTTCCGGGACGCCAATGCGCTGGTCCGCGAGGCCTACTTGAACATGACCCGGCAGTACATCATGTTGAACGACGCCGAACGGAAGACGATCGAGTACATGACCCAGCAGTACCGCACGATCTTCGAGCAACAGGAAACGATCAAGGCCCGCCGCGAGCAGCGGGAGGCCCTCGAACGGTACGTCCGGTTGGACCTCGAGATCCGGAACCGCGGGGGGGCCGGGTCGGACGTCAACTCGGCCGCGTCGTTCATCGCGAACTTGTTGACCGTCCAGCGGGACCTGGCGACCGCGACCGCGTCCGAGTACCAGGCGATCGCGAACTACAACATTGCCCTCGCGTCCCTGGAGTACGCGAAGGGGACGATCCAGCGGTACAACAACGTGACCGTGGCCGAGGGTCCGCTCCCGCCGCACGTCCAGAAAAAGGCCGCGGACCACTTCCGGTCGACGACGTCGGCAATCAAGCTCCGCGAGCGGGAGCAGGTACTCGGCGTGATCGGGACCAACCCGTTCATGCCGAAAAACGAAGAGGAAATTCGCGAGGCCGCGAAGACCGCCGCGATGAAGGCGGACGCCGCCGGACTCGTCCCGCCGGCCCCCCAGACGCCGAACGGAACAGTCCCGGGCATGAACCCGCTCCAACCGGGCGCTAACCCGCTCCAACCGGGCGCCAACCCGCTCCAACCGGCCGTGCCGTCCCCGGCACCGGCACCTACACCGGCCCCGGCACCGAAGGGACCGATTGCGACGGACCAGGCCACGCCGGCGGTGCCGCCGCTCGTCGGGAGTGCGCAACCCGGTCCCTTGCCCCAGCTCCAAGCCGCGGACGGGCTGAACGGAACCGGAACGTTCACCCAGAGCGGAACCCTGACCCTGCCGCCCGTCCGGGCGCCGCTTCCGCCGAGCGACCCGGTGCCGACGAACCCGGCGTCGACAGTGCCGGCGACGGAGTTGCCCGTGACCACGCCGGCGGCACCCGTTTCGCTCCCCCGGTGA
- a CDS encoding lipocalin family protein: MNAARLLATGIALCSMVAGAMADDKKPDNAKLLIGKWELVKVKNEKLPTGFSATVDFDKNGKVKYAVSIDGKDTIKDAAYKVEQENIILSSDKQDRKDGRLTIKKLTEKELIVEDEEKKTLEYQRKK; the protein is encoded by the coding sequence ATGAATGCGGCGCGTTTGCTGGCAACGGGTATTGCCTTATGTTCGATGGTTGCGGGGGCGATGGCTGATGATAAGAAACCTGACAACGCGAAGCTGTTGATTGGTAAATGGGAGTTGGTCAAGGTCAAGAATGAGAAACTTCCGACCGGTTTCAGTGCCACCGTTGACTTTGATAAGAATGGAAAGGTGAAATACGCTGTGAGTATCGACGGCAAAGATACAATCAAAGATGCGGCATATAAAGTCGAACAGGAAAACATTATACTTTCTTCCGATAAACAAGATCGGAAAGACGGTCGACTCACGATCAAAAAACTGACCGAGAAGGAGCTGATCGTAGAAGATGAGGAAAAGAAGACGCTCGAATATCAGCGAAAAAAATAA
- a CDS encoding ABC transporter permease, producing MNWVALRMLTGDRAKYLGIVFGVMFAALLMAQQSSIFCGLMRNTTSQIRDVEGADIWAMDENVQFIDDVKPMSEGKLNVVRGVDGVDWAVRLYKGIARARLADGNFQQMILLGLDDACLVGAPGPDRIIHGSVEDLRQPDAVFLDEFGWRYLFQDEPFVPGKALEMNDTRAVIVGLCKCNPTFQTFPIIYCTYSQAVKFVPQERKTLTFILVKAKAEADHATLCQRIENQTGLRAKTNDQFFWMTIDYYMKRTGIPINFGITVILGFVVGCAIAGQTFYLFTIENLKQFGALKAMGVSNFRLIRMIMLQALVVGVIGYGLGVGGAALFGVVFTTLVKNAPPAFYFGWQVLVLTAGAVILIVTISALLSMRRVLFLEAGVVFR from the coding sequence ATGAACTGGGTCGCACTGCGAATGCTAACGGGCGACCGGGCGAAGTACCTCGGCATCGTCTTCGGGGTGATGTTCGCCGCCCTGCTCATGGCCCAGCAGAGTTCGATTTTCTGCGGGCTCATGCGGAACACCACGAGCCAGATTCGTGACGTCGAGGGCGCGGACATCTGGGCGATGGACGAGAACGTCCAGTTCATCGACGACGTGAAGCCCATGTCGGAAGGCAAGCTGAACGTGGTCCGCGGGGTCGACGGGGTCGATTGGGCGGTCCGCCTCTATAAGGGGATCGCCCGCGCCCGGCTGGCGGACGGCAACTTTCAGCAGATGATCCTCCTCGGCCTCGACGACGCCTGCCTCGTCGGGGCACCGGGGCCGGACCGGATCATTCACGGCTCCGTCGAAGACCTCCGTCAGCCGGACGCCGTCTTCCTCGACGAGTTCGGCTGGCGCTACCTGTTCCAGGACGAGCCGTTCGTTCCGGGCAAGGCGCTGGAGATGAACGACACCCGCGCCGTGATCGTCGGCCTGTGCAAGTGCAACCCGACCTTCCAGACGTTCCCGATCATTTACTGCACGTATTCGCAGGCGGTCAAATTCGTGCCCCAGGAGCGGAAGACGCTCACGTTCATTCTGGTGAAGGCGAAGGCCGAGGCCGACCACGCGACCCTCTGCCAGCGGATCGAGAACCAGACCGGCCTCCGGGCGAAAACGAACGACCAGTTCTTCTGGATGACGATCGACTACTACATGAAGCGGACCGGCATCCCGATCAACTTCGGCATCACGGTTATCCTCGGGTTCGTGGTCGGGTGTGCGATCGCCGGGCAGACGTTTTACCTGTTCACGATCGAGAACTTGAAACAGTTCGGCGCACTGAAGGCGATGGGCGTGAGTAATTTCCGCCTGATCCGGATGATCATGCTCCAGGCGTTGGTGGTGGGGGTCATTGGGTACGGGTTGGGTGTCGGCGGCGCGGCCCTGTTTGGGGTCGTCTTTACGACCCTGGTGAAGAACGCGCCGCCGGCGTTCTACTTCGGCTGGCAGGTTTTGGTCCTCACTGCGGGAGCGGTGATTCTGATCGTGACCATCTCCGCCCTGTTAAGTATGCGACGTGTGCTGTTTCTCGAAGCCGGGGTGGTATTCCGTTAA
- a CDS encoding HlyD family secretion protein produces MLTRYALPVLAVVALVFAVIQMTKAQQKAPPAAPPVEPAKSPYANQLAGSGIVEPETENISIGTHVPGIVDRVFVKVGQIVRPGQPLFRLDDRALSAELAIREATLANSQASLERLRQMPRPEEIPPAEAKVNEADANLKDMAKLYERYRKFAASSAVSDEELVRREMAVEVAKAQFAKAKADLDLLKAGSWRFEQDVATVAVRQAAAQVEQTRTELDRLIARVPNMKFTEPLSALAGGLAGVDDSPFEVLQVNVRPGEYVGTVSGQAMIVLGYVGKMHVRVDIDENEIARFRPGVSGVAKPRGEPNQEYALSYVRVEPYVIPKKSLTGGNTERVDTRVLQVIYSLDRKGRTLFVGQQMDVFLNSGEKK; encoded by the coding sequence ATGCTTACGCGATATGCGTTGCCGGTCCTGGCGGTCGTCGCGCTGGTGTTCGCGGTGATCCAGATGACCAAGGCCCAACAGAAGGCGCCGCCGGCCGCCCCGCCGGTCGAGCCCGCGAAATCGCCTTACGCGAACCAACTCGCGGGGTCCGGGATTGTCGAGCCGGAAACGGAGAACATTTCGATCGGCACGCACGTCCCTGGGATCGTCGACCGGGTGTTCGTGAAGGTCGGGCAAATCGTTCGGCCCGGCCAACCGCTCTTCCGCCTCGACGATCGCGCGCTGAGTGCCGAACTCGCGATCCGCGAAGCCACACTCGCGAACTCCCAGGCGTCATTAGAACGACTGCGACAGATGCCGCGGCCCGAGGAAATCCCGCCGGCCGAGGCGAAAGTCAACGAGGCCGATGCGAACCTGAAAGACATGGCGAAGCTCTACGAGCGGTACAGAAAGTTCGCCGCGTCGAGCGCCGTGTCCGACGAGGAGTTGGTCCGCCGGGAGATGGCCGTCGAGGTGGCCAAGGCGCAATTCGCCAAGGCGAAAGCCGACCTGGACTTGCTCAAGGCTGGCTCCTGGCGGTTTGAACAGGACGTGGCGACGGTCGCGGTGCGGCAAGCCGCGGCTCAAGTCGAGCAGACGCGCACGGAACTCGACCGGCTCATCGCCCGCGTGCCGAACATGAAATTCACCGAACCGTTATCGGCGCTGGCCGGCGGACTCGCCGGCGTGGACGACAGCCCCTTCGAGGTCTTGCAGGTTAACGTGCGGCCCGGCGAGTACGTCGGGACGGTGTCTGGTCAGGCGATGATCGTGCTGGGTTACGTCGGAAAAATGCACGTCCGCGTCGACATCGACGAGAACGAAATCGCGCGGTTCCGACCGGGTGTTTCGGGAGTGGCGAAGCCGCGGGGCGAACCGAACCAGGAATACGCGCTGTCGTACGTTCGGGTCGAGCCCTACGTGATTCCGAAAAAATCGCTTACCGGCGGGAACACGGAACGAGTCGACACGCGGGTTCTGCAAGTCATTTATTCACTCGACCGGAAGGGGCGGACGCTATTCGTCGGGCAGCAGATGGACGTGTTTTTGAATTCGGGGGAGAAGAAGTAA
- a CDS encoding glycosyltransferase: MAHNTGMIDPAHPSRPLLVFADDWGRHPSSCQHLIGKLLPHREVVWVNTIGTRPPRLDWSTARRVAGKFRQWFGPRPAVPTTAPEQAPALSPRIISPKMWPSFRSAFGRGLNRKLLTRALKSLVESLAQPPDVVTTLPLVADLIGVLPVRRWVYYCVDDFSVWPGYDGATMLTMERDLIPKVDAVVAVSDTLVKHVDELGKPAHLLTHGVDLDHWRSPVSPGLPLEFAGLKPPVILFWGVVDRRMDMAFVKHLSAHLPEGTIVLVGPKEDPDPELLALPRVVYLPPVAFDRLPALAAAAAVLVMPYIDAPVTHAMQPLKLKEYIATGRPAVVRALPATKEWGDCVDLAATPEEFTARVINRLTTGLPGDQNQARVRLNREGWADKAHQLEKWVNGE; the protein is encoded by the coding sequence ATGGCCCATAATACGGGTATGATCGACCCCGCCCACCCGTCCCGGCCGTTGCTCGTTTTTGCCGACGACTGGGGCCGCCACCCGTCGAGTTGTCAGCACCTCATTGGGAAGCTGCTTCCCCACCGCGAAGTCGTGTGGGTGAACACCATCGGCACGCGACCGCCCCGCCTCGACTGGTCGACCGCCAGGCGCGTGGCGGGCAAATTCCGACAGTGGTTCGGGCCGCGGCCCGCGGTTCCGACTACCGCCCCGGAACAGGCTCCCGCGCTTTCCCCACGCATTATCTCGCCGAAGATGTGGCCATCGTTCCGTTCCGCATTCGGTCGCGGACTGAATCGCAAGTTGCTGACGCGGGCACTCAAGTCGTTAGTTGAAAGCCTGGCCCAACCGCCGGACGTCGTGACGACGTTGCCGCTCGTCGCCGACCTGATCGGAGTGTTGCCGGTCCGGCGGTGGGTCTATTATTGCGTCGACGACTTCAGCGTTTGGCCGGGGTACGACGGGGCCACGATGCTCACAATGGAGCGCGACCTCATCCCCAAAGTCGATGCCGTTGTCGCGGTCAGCGACACATTGGTGAAGCACGTCGACGAACTCGGCAAACCAGCCCACCTCCTGACCCACGGCGTCGACCTGGATCACTGGCGGAGCCCAGTTTCGCCCGGTCTTCCGCTCGAATTCGCGGGACTAAAGCCGCCAGTCATTCTTTTTTGGGGCGTCGTGGACCGGCGGATGGATATGGCTTTCGTAAAGCATCTTTCCGCGCATTTGCCAGAGGGCACGATCGTCCTGGTCGGCCCGAAGGAAGATCCCGATCCGGAATTACTCGCGCTTCCCCGCGTGGTCTACCTTCCCCCGGTGGCATTCGACCGACTTCCGGCCCTGGCAGCCGCGGCAGCCGTCCTGGTGATGCCGTACATTGATGCCCCCGTGACTCACGCCATGCAACCACTCAAGCTCAAGGAATACATCGCGACCGGCAGACCCGCGGTCGTTCGCGCACTGCCCGCGACGAAGGAATGGGGAGACTGCGTCGATTTGGCCGCGACGCCGGAGGAATTTACCGCCCGCGTCATCAACAGATTAACGACTGGATTGCCAGGCGATCAGAACCAGGCACGGGTCCGATTAAATCGAGAAGGGTGGGCGGACAAAGCCCACCAGCTCGAAAAATGGGTGAACGGTGAGTGA